A genomic window from Myotis daubentonii chromosome 4, mMyoDau2.1, whole genome shotgun sequence includes:
- the ICE1 gene encoding little elongation complex subunit 1 isoform X4 produces the protein MMPGETHSAAPGAADLSRCQGCASLQQNLNEYVEALITLKQKIINTDNLLTEYQKKCDELQFARRENSTLHHQVEQMLQKISPLQKCQEELGSLKAELEEKKSSLKLYQETHQEYARIKEECLKTDAQKKKLEAKVKKLEEAAVKQTQDFKQLRNEKKILEKEFKKTQERLDEFSKQKAEKELRNVGTQISSDTSGSINRRKVKLLLKELWLCINTANRAPGESSRCVPGKPVQEKPISGESREDVVPTRAADSPPRTSAVQTCQAEQSMEIEGDVSECKNVGKETPSAAAHHNDDQHPEVLLQRNEEDSADFSDHDRSFDEDLQAAVDFFKLPPPLLSPVPSPPLGSAHRGTLPSSLAPETYFGEYTDSSDSDSAPHGSSEYISEDDTPEAQDCFGSSRKNKGSGTCEEKLKSHEATQAPNTLKVNEVTAVGFEAFTASLREPSTTFSLAREKHWAVSSQFIRSRKRDILGEAKRPGEVREIDMSMQAEGTLCKPTGIESVEKLSGGIAQGKEAALGKADMCYSPIAKRPVSELMRSEGKTPLSRMIGSSKSNFSKWTPTNETTCEADCISVSDHLQGLSRELEKEREDMPGFALGESSEPEEDADELIDAAELDVEAKFSSSSTSGALSVHSNPQFSSGLKGGHDTHVPSEVIPTEARHSEQKLARTSNMSGLQSEPSECSSGANDPEDNLHALNPELGASDFHDQSSSGVECTKVVKDMTKVCALPQSVFMKAVKGGQCESQGPGAELTSQSDFTALVESQSGLIKSGFVKSTSWHHSNLLRRGGEEMLIAKSEHQQETNNQLPKAMPSVENRESTSLLPNQVSVITKQTRPEMMQGAKLEPLRLHRNEPASATENVDNVSSIARCSEKEETTQNIKEVAQNIKEVAATKETSPEGSTSCRKLDFDSSGGSLPVENSHCSKNSKLSFFSENITVSNQNMMEPSVQAELQEQCPCQNATDLDSSGLGADKLPPATEMAASDFPIKEISSGDPVTSGGEALAISKDSPSVEQSLEEPLEQPSPTPGCAPEGLGPKDTTAFLPAIGRKDEETDGVPQSSLSGPLYCYTGIREVAGGDTEVEESEAPSCSEGENEPEAVMGKQQQDAAEASRDVGTADAGAAETRPSTEVGCLTSALQDFNISTLSEIDRLSTSEVVMFLESCQLKDYSSGDSVPEYSSKETLNEEMNKELKQNEISGEKYRKQVCEEETLKTCEEWIESEEDDCPLKDASQLTQCSLETLSEVLTKIGQELQSNCEDSDGKDASNLLLFSIHDSLTTEPVKEQVSPQHPSDPSPSTGGLDAKGSSPTNGESIENTQDRPEDNSDVTRLMDSGDEVLPQPAEPPTQSCYSGDGQTAEHSAGCEEAERTFQCQISTVTSKVINKDQNLVIEKGDNWTIISGVPLMPNVDQVILCDTPGDIPASPDEEEPGAGFISVISAEKSPETSHPGSPFQEPPCDSHLPCTQEDISSSGQSSNFDKSRLRNRPVKPSVRISSEIYDFESQIVASDHTYYNSKLEPIDKNKNRSKISNKDQSTKLVKTSAPGRVETNPGEVSQSSSGDRGSTKTQRPQTQTILANADTSTPTDCSADTLSKIRQEVGPPLPPLLAPLIATPPRTSHPVSPLVSSSSPSSPTSPVVQLSPSCEIPVPPMMSPLLEDPAHASPSCTSMSPSAVPAGERILSSPLQFCATTPKHALPVPGRLPPCASTHTAVTGPQENSVKILDTMYPELSARARTLNILKGNIQLTRGPPGDRQNLPGPVSAITGFKAITSMSTAFVKAGGSSGGDCNQDKSRDLGPQQNSGGKRTLSSCTPRSAKRLRLDSGSPEPETSSPAPEGVKHPRRNLPQVEVTATDEESSSVPAAGMVSQLPLNPKETVESHDKAIADALKKIAESSFDLLPVIRSHVYVGNISKKPVMRDQEKEVVYDFSTTKKHLAECLLHSILSELKLQKISLEHNYIHALCRVYVGICRQLGDLERARLFCYSLLKEECSCRCWLHGF, from the exons GAAAAGTAAAACTACTTCTGAAGGAACTCTGGCTCTGTATAAACACAGCAAACAGAGCACCTGGTGAAAGCAGCAGATGTGTCccag GAAAACCTGTCCAAGAAAAGCCCATATCTGGAGAGTCCAGGGAAGATGTTGTGCCCACCCGGGCAGCAGACAGTCCTCCCAGAACCTCTGCTGTGCAGACATGTCAGGCAGAGCAGTCCATGGAGATAGAGGGTGACGTTTCTGAGTGTAAAAATGTGGGAAAAGAGACACCCAGTGCAGCAGCCCACCATAATGATGACCAGCATCCCGAGGTTTTGCTACAGAGGAATGAGGAGGACAGTGCTGACTTTTCTGATCATGATCGCTCTTTTGATGAAGATCTTCAAGCTGCAGTTGACTTCTTCAAACTTCCCCCTCCTCTTTTGTCTCCAGTACCATCACCCCCTCTGGGGTCTGCACACCGTGGCACCTTACCTTCTTCGCTTGCACCT gaaaccTACTTTGGAGAATATACAGATTCCAGTGATAGTGACTCAGCCCCACATGGAAGTTCTGAGTACATTTCAGAAGATGATACACCTGAGGCACAGGATTGTTTTGGTTCatccagaaaaaataaaggaagtggTACATGTGAGGAAAAACTCAAATCACATGAAGCCACCCAAGCTCCAAAcacattgaaagtaaatgaaGTGACAGCTGTTGGGTTTGAGGCATTTACAGCATCACTGAGAGAACCTTCAACCACATTCTCCTTAGCTCGTGAAAAACACTGGGCAGTGTCATCTCAGTTCATTAGAAGTAGAAAAAGAGACATTTTAGGGGAGGCAAAAAGACCAGGAGAGGTTAGGGAAATAGATATGTCGATGCAAgctgagggaacactttgtaaaccCACCGGAATTGAGAGTGTTGAGAAGTTGTCTGGTGGCATAGCACAAGGGAAGGAAGCAGCCCTTGGGAAGGCAGACATGTGTTATTCTCCCATTGCCAAGAGACCAGTAAGTGAACTCATGAGATCTGAAGGAAAAACCCCATTATCCAGAATGATTGGATCATCCAAATCAAACTTTAGTAAGTGGACACCAACTAACGAAACCACTTGTGAAGCAGATTGTATATCAGTTTCTGATCATCTTCAGGGACTCTCTAGAGaattggaaaaggaaagagaagacatGCCAGGGTTTGCTTTAGGAGAATCATCTGAACCTGAAGAAGATGCAGATGAATTAATAGATGCAGCAGAGCTTGATGTTGAAGCcaaattttcttcctcttctaccTCGGGAGCATTATCTGTCCACAGTAATCCCCAGTTTTCCTCTGGGTTGAAGGGTGGTCATGATACTCATGTTCCTTCTGAAGTAATCCCTACTGAAGCACGTCATTCAGAACAGAAGTTAGCTAGAACTTCAAACATGTCAGGTCTGCAGTCTGAGCCATCAGAATGTTCTTCAGGAGCAAACGACCCAGAGGATAACTTGCATGCTCTGAACCCTGAATTGGGAGCATCTGATTTTCATGATCAGAGTAGCAGTGGGGTAGAATGTACAAAAGTTGTGAAAGATATGACCAAAGTGTGTGCCCTTCCTCAGTCAGTATTCATGAAAGCCGTGAAAGGTGGACAGTGTGAAAGCCAAGGTCCAGGAGCTGAGCTCACAAGTCAGTCAGATTTCACAGCATTGGTAGAGTCTCAGTCTGGCTTGATCAAGAGTGGTTTTGTTAAAAGCACTTCTTGGCACCATAGTAATCTGTTAAGGAGAGGTGGTGAAGAAATGCTGATAGCTAAATCAGAACATCAACAAGAGACCAACAATCAGTTACCAAAGGCAATGCCATCCGTAGAAAATAGAGAGTCAACATCATTGTTGCCTAACCAAGTGTCAGTTATAACCAAGCAAACCAGGCCTGAAATGATGCAGGGTGCTAAATTGGAACCTTTGAGACTACATAGGAATGAGCCTGCCTCAGCAACAGAAAATGTTGATAATGTGTCATCTATAGCAAGATGTTCAGAAAAAGAGGAGACAACCCAGAATATCAAGGAGGTGGCCCAGAACATCAAGGAGGTGGCTGCTACAAAAGAGACTTCACCAGAAGGTTCCACCTCTTGTAGAAAACTAGATTTTGATTCTTCAGGTGGTTCTTTACCAGTAGAAAATTCTCATTGTTCCAAAAATAGTAAGttatctttcttttctgaaaacatCACAGTCTCAAACCAAAACATGATGGAACCCTCTGTGCAGGCAGAGCTGCAGGAGCAGTGTCCATGTCAAAATGCCACAGATTTGGACTCATCTGGGTTGGGTGCAGATAAACTTCCTCCAGCCACAGAAATGGCAGCGTCAGATTTTCCTATTAAAGAAATATCCTCTGGAGACCCAGTCACATCTGGTGGTGAAGCCCTGGCCATTTCAAAGGACTCTCCTAGTGTAGAGCAAAGCCTGGAGGAGCCTCTGGAGCAGCCATCACCAACTCCTGGCTGTGCTCCTGAAGGTCTGGGCCCTAAAGATACTACTGCCTTTTTACCAGCGATTGGCagaaaagatgaagaaacagatgGTGTTCCCCAAAGTAGCCTTTCTGGTCCTCTGTACTGTTACACAGGCATTCGGGAGGTTGCGGGTGGTGATACTGAGGTGGAGGAGAGTGAGGCCCCTAGCTGCAGTGAGGGTGAAAATGAGCCTGAAGCCGTGATGGGTAAACAGCAACAGGATGCTGCCGAGGCCTCCAGAGATGTAGGAACTGCGGATGCTGGTGCTGCCGAGACAAGGCCTTCCACAGAGGTGGGCTGTCTGACCTCAGCGCTACAGGACTTCAACATCAGTACTCTCTCTGAGATAGATAGACTTTCTACGTCAGAAGTTGTTATGTTTCTTGAAAGTTGTCAGTTGAAAGATTATAGTTCAGGGGACTCTGTTCCTGAATATTCTAGCAAAGAAACtctaaatgaagaaatgaacaaagaattaaagcaaaatgaaatatcAGGAGAAAAGTACAGAAAGCAAGTCTGTGAAGAAGAAACACTCAAAACCTGTGAAGAGTGGATTGAATCAGAGGAAGATGATTGTCCTTTAAAGGACGCGAGTCAGCTCACTCAGTGTTCTTTGGAAACGTTGTCTGAGGTGCTCACCAAGATTGGGCAGGAACTTCAGTCCAACTGTGAGGACTCAGATGGAAAAGATGCTAGTAATTTACTGCTCTTCAGTATACATGACAGCCTGACAACCGAACCCGTAAAAGAACAGGTCTCACCTCAGCACCCTTCAGATCCATCCCCATCAACAGGTGGTTTGGATGCCAAGGGCAGTTCTCCCACTAATGGGGAATCTATTGAAAACACTCAAGACAGACCTGAGGATAACTCAGATGTGACCAGACTGATGGACAGTGGGGACGAAGTCCTGCCACAACCAGCAGAGCCCCCAACCCAGAGTTGTTATTCAGGAGACGGGCAGACAGCTGAGCACAGTGCTGGTTGTGAGGAGGCAGAAAGGACATTTCAGTGTCAGATATCTACAGTAACTTCCAAAGTTATAAATAAGGACCAAAATCTCGTCATTGAAAAGGGGGACAACTGGACCATCATAAGTGGGGTACCACTCATGCCAAATGTGGACCAGGTTATCCTCTGTGACACCCCTGGAGACATCCCTGCTTCCCCAGATGAAGAAGAGCCAGGAGCTGGCTTCATTTCTGTTATTTCTGCGGAGAAGTCCCCTGAGACCAGCCACCCTGGCTCTCCATTTCAGGAGCCCCCCTGTGATAGTCATCTTCCATGCACCCAAGAGGATATTTCCAGCAGTGGTCAGAGTTCTAACTTTGATAAAAGTCGTTTACGGAACAGACCTGTGAAACCTAGTGTAAGGATTAGTTCTGAAATTTATGATTTTGAGTCTCAGATTGTTGCATCGGATCACACATATTATAACTCAAAACTGGAGCCAATTGACAAAAACAAGAATCGATCAAAGATTTCAAACAAAGACCAGTCAACCAAACTAGTAAAGACTTCAGCACCAGGCAGAGTTGAAACTAATCCAGGTGAAGTTTCTCAGTCATCTTCAGGGGACAGAGGTAGCACAAAAACCCAGAGACCTCAAACTCAAACCATTCTGGCCAATGCTGACACCTCTACCCCTACAGATTGTTCTGCTGACACTCTGAGTAAAATACGGCAGGAGGTGGGGCCCCCTTTGCCACCCCTGCTTGCTCCTTTGATTGCCACGCCTCCAAGGACATCACACCCAGTTTCTCCTCTGGTATCAAGTTCCAGTCCCTCCTCACCCACCTCTCCTGTTGTCCAGCTTTCTCCATCATGTGAGATCCCAGTGCCACCCATGATGTCTCCTTTGCTGGAAGATCCAGCACATGCCTCCCCTTCATGCACATCTATGTCTCCATCTGCTGTACCTGCTGGGGAGAGGATATTATCATCTCCTTTGCAGTTTTGTGCTACCACCCCAAAGCATGCtcttcctgtgcctggcagaCTGCCCCCCTGTGCGTCAACCCACACTGCTGTGACTGGTCCACAGGAAAATTCTGTTAAAATTCTTGACACCATGTACCCAGAGTTATCTGCCAGGGCCCGCACTCTCAACATCCTCAAAGGGAATATTCAGCTCACGCGAGGGCCACCTGGTGACCGTCAGAATTTACCAGGGCCGGTCAGTGCTATAACAGGCTTCAAAGCAATCACTTCCATGTCAACCGCCTTTGTCAaagcagggggcagctctggtGGTGACTGTAACCAGGATAAATCAAGAGATTTGGGGCCCCAACAAAATTCAGGTGGGAAAAGGACATTGTCATCATGTACACCGAGGAGTGCTAAAAGACTGCGCCTGGATAGCGGGTCCCCGGAACCAGAAACCTCGAGCCCCGCTCCAGAAGGAGTTAAACACCCCCGCAGGAACCTCCCTCAAGTTGAAGTCACAGCGACAGATGAGGAATCAAGTTCTGTTCCAGCTGCCGGTATGGTTTCACAGTTGCCTCTGAACCCCAAAGAAACTGTGGAGTCCCATGATAAAGCCATAGCTGATGCCCTGAAGAAGATTGCAGAGTCCTCCTTTGACCTGTTGCCCGTCATTCGGAGTCATGTATATGTGGGGAATATCTCCAAAAAGCCTGTAATGAGAGATCAAGAGAAAGAAGTTGTTTATGATTTCAGCACAACAAAGAAG CATTTAGCGGAGTGCTTGCTTCACTCTATTCTCTCAGAACTAAAACTTCAGAAGATATCCCTGGAGCACAATTACATTCATGCACTCTGTAGAGTGTATGTGGGTATTTGTCGGCAACTTGGAGACTTGGAAAGAGCTCGCTTGTTCTGCTACAGCCTACTTAAGGAAG AATGCTCCTGCAGATGTTGGCTTCATGGTTTCTAA